One Plasmodium sp. gorilla clade G2 genome assembly, chromosome: 12 genomic window carries:
- a CDS encoding 50S ribosomal protein L24, putative, translated as MSRYVKYFVQAKKLDKRKRKYYKLDFLELNKELSIPHPLREQNQPKRLDLSKYLNIEVGDLVKVLYGPDKDKEGLVLSINTKRNTVTVDGCNMKKSAWNVTDNKKGSIITQEMPIHITNVSLLDPISKKPTVVKRRYMMNGECVRISKISGCAMPEPVHKNILKEQNNYERFIHQKKTGPPIKDIYAEKDYKNFNLLKKIAYEIKKKRFYDMKNFFKKDDQVENDTH; from the coding sequence ATGTCGagatatgtaaaatattttgttcaaGCGAAAAAACTAGATAAAAGGAAaaggaaatattataaactAGATTTCCTAGAATTAAACAAAGAATTAAGTATTCCACATCCTTTAAGAGAACAAAATCAACCGAAACGATTGGACTTGtcgaaatatttaaatatagaaGTAGGTGATTTAGTTAAGGTGTTGTATGGACCGGATAAAGATAAAGAAGGGTTAGTATTAAGCATTAACACTAAAAGAAATACAGTAACTGTTGATGGATGTAATATGAAGAAATCTGCTTGGAATGTAACAGATAATAAGAAAGGTTCAATTATTACACAAGAAATGCCTATTCATATAACAAATGTTTCTTTATTAGATCCAATAAGTAAAAAACCAACAGTTGTCAAAAGGAGATATATGATGAATGGTGAATGTGTACGTATATCTAAAATTTCAGGGTGTGCAATGCCTGAACctgttcataaaaatatcttgaaggaacaaaataattatgaacgGTTTATACACCAAAAAAAAACCGGACCTCCCATCAAAGATATATATGCAGAAAAAGATTACAAGAATttcaatttattaaaaaaaatagcctatgaaataaaaaaaaagcgATTTTatgatatgaaaaatttttttaaaaaggatGATCAAGTTGAAAATGACACTCactaa
- a CDS encoding mitochondrial carrier protein, putative, which yields MSNDLINGSILHCLETASLGMPLEVWKTRMCVYRNENTIKSFKNIYNKGIGQFYAGFYAKLIESGSKGAVLLLSKEQIIKFCNDMNINKTTSGFIGGACGGIFQSLVMTPCTFFITASIDKKINYKEKFIHIFKNTGITTLYKGNTAMCLRQGTNWASRQGITEWIRNIVMERKKNNKNKNEDINNIKGVIFSGNEITINKIQNNNNNNTSQNKSTELTTSEELFCGIVGGALSVWNNPFDVVRVYMQNNANKNIKLTFFQSFINLYKEGGILYLYKGVIPRCFLCIWQTLFMVTGIKILNKYF from the coding sequence ATGAGtaatgatttaataaatggTTCTATTTTGCATTGTTTAGAAACAGCTAGTTTGGGTATGCCCCTGGAAGTATGGAAAACAAGAATGTGTGTTTACAGAAATGAAAATACAATTAAATcatttaagaatatatataataaagggATAGGTCAATTTTATGCTGGTTTTTATGCAAAGTTAATTGAAAGTGGTAGTAAAGGGGcagttttattattatcaaaagaacaaataataaaattttgtaatgatatgaatattaATAAGACAACTAGTGGTTTTATTGGTGGAGCATGTGGGGGTATATTCCAATCATTAGTTATGACACCATGTACATTTTTCATAACTGCTAgtattgataaaaaaattaattataaagaaaaatttatacatatatttaaaaatactgGAATTACAACTTTATATAAAGGAAACACTGCTATGTGTTTAAGGCAAGGGACAAATTGGGCTAGCAGGCAAGGAATTACTGAATGGATAAGAAATATAGTTatggaaagaaaaaaaaataataaaaataaaaatgaagatataaataatataaaaggtgTGATTTTTTCTGGAAATGAAAtcacaataaataaaatacaaaataataataataataatacaagtCAAAATAAATCAACAGAATTAACAACAAGTGAAGAACTTTTTTGTGGAATTGTTGGAGGTGCTCTTTCTGTTTGGAATAACCCTTTTGACGTTGTTCGGGTTTATATGCAGAATAatgcaaataaaaatattaagttAACATTTTTTCAgtcatttattaatttatataaagaaggAGGTATTCTATACTTATATAAAGGTGTTATACCTCGATGTTTCCTTTGTATATGGCAAACATTATTTATGGTTACTggcataaaaatattaaataaatatttttaa
- a CDS encoding iron transporter, putative — MVSKKTIEARKAYYNDDVVRSKEAHDFYHNLDKHGENHNLDKDNLKTIIFGSLDGIITIFAIVSGCVGAKITPTQVIIIGIGNLFANAISMGFSEYTSSTAQRDFMLAEKKREEWEIENCPSEEKQEMIDIYMNKYKFDSEDARNLVEITFRNKNFFLEHMMSEELGLIVTNEDKNECLKKGIIMFLSFAVFGIIPLSAYVAYTVFFGYSDYTTSFLVVFFSTLTTLFILGLFKSQFTNQKPITCALYMVLNGMIAGMVPFLLGVVLKNNISE; from the exons ATGGTTAGTAAAAAAACAATAGAAGCTAGAAAGGCTTACTATAATGATGATGTAGTTCGTTCAAAAGAAGCTCATGACTTTTATCACAACTTAGATAAGCATGGTGAAAATCATAATCTTGATAAggataatttaaaaacaataatatttgGAAGTTTAGATGGTATAATTACTATATTTGCTATAGTATCAGGTTGTGTAGGGGCAAAAATTACTCCTACTCAAGTTATTATTATAGGTATAGGAAATTTATTTGCAAATGCTATATCAATGGGATTTAGTGAATATACCAGTTCAACTGCACAAAGAGATTTTATGTTAGCTGAAAAGAAAAGAGAAGAATGGGAAATTGAAAATTGCCCATCTGAAGAAAAACAAGAAATGAttgatatttatatgaataagtATAAATTTGATAGTGAAGATGCTAGAAATTTAGTTGAAATAACttttagaaataaaaatttctttCTTGAACATATGATGTCTGAAGAATTAGGTTTAATTGTAACtaatgaagataaaaatgaatgtttaaaaaaaggaattatCATGTTTTTAAGTTTTGCTGTTTTTGGTATAATTCCATTATCCGCTTATGTTGCTTATACTGTATTTTTTGGATATTCGGATTATACTACATCCTTTTTGGTTGTCTTTTTTTCAACACTAACAACTTTATTTATACTAGGATTGTTCAAG TCGCAATTTACTAATCAAAAGCCTATTACTTGTGCCCTTTATATGGTATTAAATGGAATGATTGCAGGAATGGTACCTTTCCTATTAGGAGTTGTACTTAAAAATAACATTTCCGAataa
- a CDS encoding GTP cyclohydrolase I gives MEEKKKKSYNNNFSGLLNNGTDDNNKKEKLKNSISKMYINNNNRKNFNDSEKEDLVMIEEKNDKKKKKKHMINTFEQDSNDNMNDNKRLGSFFKINDKCESINENMNNINKESPNDCILFENINKKEYFSETKEENNDSNKSNDIEKVNSINVKKKTIKKNKKKINNKIINNKNKTSKSNEIEEQIINISKHIYKILNISKLPNCDILKRTNKRYAETFLYLTNGYNMDIEQIIKRSLYKRMYKNNSIIKVTGIHIYSLCKHHLLPFEGTCDIEYIPNKYIIGLSKFSRIVDVFSRRLQLQEDLTNDICNALKKYLKPLYIKVSIVAKHLCINMRGVKEHDAKTITHASYKEEKENSTVHSLNMDCSVENLN, from the coding sequence atggaagaaaaaaaaaaaaaaagttataataacaatttcTCAggattattaaataatggaactgatgataataataaaaaggagaagttaaaaaatagtatatctaaaatgtatattaacaataataatagaaaaaattttaaCGACAGTGAGAAGGAAGACCTTGTTATGATAGAGGAAaagaatgataaaaaaaagaaaaaaaaacatatgatAAATACATTTGAACAAGatagtaatgataatatgaatgataataaaaggtTAGGTAGCTTTTTTAAGATAAATGATAAATGTGAATCTATTAATGAAaacatgaataatattaataaagaatCTCCTAATGATTGTATActatttgaaaatattaataagaagGAATATTTTAGTGAAAccaaagaagaaaataatgattcAAACAAAAGTAATGATATAGAAAAGGTAAATTCTATAAATGTGAAGAAGAAAactattaaaaagaataaaaagaagattaataataaaattataaacaatAAGAATAAAACATCTAAATCAAATGAGATAGAAGaacaaataattaatattagtaaacatatatataaaatattaaatatatcgaAATTACCAAAttgtgatatattaaaaagaacaaataaaagatatgctgaaacatttttatatttgactAATGGTTATAATATGGATAtagaacaaataataaaaagatctttatataaaagaatgtataaaaataattcaataaTCAAAGTTACaggtatacatatatattcattatgtAAACATCATCTTTTACCTTTTGAAGGTACATGTgatattgaatatatacccaataaatatattattggaTTATCTAAATTTTCAAGAATAGTCGATGTCTTTTCTAGAAGATTACAATTACAAGAAGATTTAACTAACGATATTTGTAAcgctttaaaaaaatatttaaaaccattatatattaaagttTCTATTGTAGCTAAAcatttatgtataaatatgaGGGGGGTTAAAGAGCATGATGCAAAAACTATAACTCATGCATcttataaagaagaaaaagagaaTTCTACAGTTCATTCATTAAATATGGACTGTTCTGTggaaaatttaaattaa